From a region of the Pseudomonas fulva 12-X genome:
- a CDS encoding DUF2937 family protein, whose product MIRSYLRLALFALGLLLGVQVPGFIDDYAKRVEAHRLESEQSLSGFRDTAQRFFDGDLQRLVGHYRNSSDPVMQSDARSVGLLVERSALLEQESLAMQGAWYRQVWHLATAADAQLLAETRAAYRYQVLLAPEAIAWGIACALFLAWVVESIVLLLVLPFRRRERRSLPERQTPRMR is encoded by the coding sequence ATGATTCGAAGCTATCTGCGTCTGGCGTTGTTCGCCCTGGGGCTGCTCCTGGGCGTTCAGGTGCCCGGTTTCATCGATGACTACGCCAAACGCGTCGAAGCCCACCGCCTTGAATCCGAGCAGAGCCTGAGCGGCTTTCGCGATACTGCCCAGCGCTTCTTCGATGGCGACCTGCAGCGGCTGGTCGGCCATTACCGCAACAGCAGCGACCCGGTGATGCAGAGCGATGCACGTAGCGTCGGCCTGCTGGTCGAGCGTTCGGCACTGCTGGAACAGGAATCGCTGGCCATGCAGGGGGCCTGGTACCGGCAGGTCTGGCACCTGGCGACCGCGGCCGACGCGCAGTTGCTAGCGGAAACCCGCGCCGCCTATCGCTATCAGGTGCTGCTGGCGCCTGAAGCAATCGCCTGGGGCATCGCCTGCGCGCTGTTCCTGGCCTGGGTGGTGGAGAGCATTGTGCTGTTGCTGGTTCTGCCGTTTCGTCGCCGCGAACGCCGCAGCCTGCCCGAGCGGCAGACACCGCGCATGCGCTGA
- a CDS encoding DUF748 domain-containing protein has protein sequence MKRRYSLPMWICLGLLALLLVVHVALPYMVRDYLNDKLAEMGDYRGHIDDIDVALWRGGYRINGLRIVKVNQNLPVPFVDAPQIDISVSWNELLEKRAVVARVVFERPEVNFVDGKSREDSQTGEGTDWREQLNKLLPITLNEARINDGTLGFYNFNTSPRVKLKANAIQASFYNLTNVADEQGNRVARFEGKAKLMDQAPLEASAVFDPFHNFQDFEFRVRATGIELTRLNDLANAYGKFDFKSGTGDIVVEAFAEDSQLSGYIKPLLRNVEVFDWQQDVENQNKGFLRSIWEAVVAGSEKVLKNRPRDQIATRVELRGSTKQQDLSAFQAFIGILRNGFVQAFNSGFERDAAEEP, from the coding sequence ATGAAACGTCGCTACAGCCTGCCCATGTGGATCTGCCTCGGCCTGCTTGCCCTGCTGCTGGTGGTGCACGTCGCCCTGCCCTACATGGTGCGCGACTACCTGAACGACAAGCTGGCCGAGATGGGCGACTACCGCGGCCATATCGACGATATCGACGTGGCGCTATGGCGCGGCGGCTACCGGATCAACGGCCTACGCATCGTCAAGGTCAACCAGAACTTGCCCGTGCCCTTCGTCGATGCCCCGCAGATCGACATCTCGGTGAGCTGGAACGAGCTGCTGGAAAAACGCGCCGTGGTCGCCCGGGTGGTATTCGAGCGGCCAGAAGTCAACTTCGTCGACGGCAAGAGCCGCGAGGATTCGCAGACCGGTGAAGGCACCGACTGGCGCGAGCAGCTCAACAAGCTGCTGCCCATCACCCTCAACGAAGCGCGCATCAACGACGGCACCCTGGGGTTCTACAACTTCAATACATCGCCGCGCGTGAAACTCAAGGCCAACGCCATCCAGGCCAGTTTCTACAACCTGACCAACGTGGCCGACGAACAGGGCAACCGCGTGGCGCGCTTCGAAGGCAAGGCCAAGCTGATGGACCAGGCGCCGCTGGAGGCCAGCGCCGTGTTCGACCCCTTCCACAACTTCCAGGATTTCGAGTTCCGCGTGCGCGCTACCGGCATCGAACTGACACGGCTGAATGACCTGGCCAACGCCTATGGCAAGTTCGACTTCAAATCGGGCACTGGCGATATCGTCGTCGAAGCCTTCGCCGAGGATTCCCAGCTCAGCGGCTACATCAAGCCGCTGCTGCGCAACGTCGAGGTGTTCGACTGGCAGCAGGACGTCGAGAACCAGAACAAGGGCTTCTTGCGCTCGATCTGGGAGGCCGTTGTGGCCGGTAGCGAGAAGGTACTGAAGAATCGCCCGCGCGATCAGATCGCCACCCGCGTAGAACTGCGCGGCAGCACCAAACAGCAAGACCTCAGCGCCTTCCAGGCGTTCATCGGCATCCTGCGCAACGGCTTCGTGCAGGCCTTCAACAGCGGTTTCGAACGCGACGCTGCTGAAGAACCCTGA
- a CDS encoding RNA methyltransferase, with protein sequence MGNKRYSCIGLYNPKSPENVGAVMRAAGCYGVASVFYTGKRYERARDFVTDTKRVHLDIPLIGIDDLQKVIPLGCTPVAVELVDGARPLPTYTHPDRAFYIFGPEDGSLDKSIRDWCEEVIYIPTEGCMNLAATVNVVLYDRLAKGNNTRTGAKY encoded by the coding sequence GTGGGCAACAAACGATACAGCTGCATCGGTCTCTACAATCCGAAATCGCCGGAAAACGTCGGCGCCGTGATGCGCGCCGCCGGCTGCTACGGCGTGGCGTCGGTCTTCTACACCGGCAAACGCTACGAGCGCGCCCGCGACTTCGTCACCGACACCAAGCGTGTGCACCTGGATATTCCGCTGATCGGCATCGATGACCTGCAGAAAGTCATTCCCCTGGGCTGCACGCCGGTCGCCGTGGAACTGGTCGACGGCGCACGGCCCCTGCCCACCTACACCCATCCGGATCGCGCCTTCTACATCTTCGGCCCCGAAGACGGCTCGCTCGACAAGAGCATCCGCGACTGGTGCGAGGAAGTGATATACATACCCACCGAGGGCTGCATGAACCTGGCGGCCACGGTCAACGTGGTGCTCTACGACCGCCTGGCAAAAGGTAATAACACCCGCACCGGCGCCAAGTACTGA
- the cysK gene encoding cysteine synthase A gives MSRIYADNAQAIGNTPLVMINRLGPKGVTILAKIEGRNPAYSVKCRIGANMVWDAEARGVLKPGMTLVEPTSGNTGIGLAFVAAARGYKLMLTMPASMSLERRKVLKALGAELVLTEPAKGMKGAIEKAAEIAASNPELYYMPQQFENPANPAIHEKTTGPEIWNDTEGAIDVLVSGVGTGGTITGISRYIKQAKGKAILSVAVEPVSSPVISQTIAGDEVKPSPHKIQGIGAGFVPKNLDLSLVDRVEQVTDEDAKAMALRLMREEGILCGISCGAAMAAAVRLAEQPDMQGKTLVVILPDSGERYLTSMLFSDLFTEQELQQ, from the coding sequence ATGAGCCGCATTTACGCAGACAACGCCCAGGCTATCGGCAACACTCCGCTGGTGATGATCAACCGCCTCGGGCCCAAGGGCGTGACCATCCTGGCCAAGATCGAAGGCCGCAACCCGGCCTATTCGGTGAAGTGCCGGATCGGCGCCAACATGGTCTGGGACGCCGAGGCCCGCGGGGTGCTCAAGCCGGGCATGACCCTGGTCGAGCCGACCTCCGGCAATACCGGCATCGGCCTGGCGTTCGTCGCCGCGGCCCGGGGCTACAAGCTGATGCTGACGATGCCGGCCTCCATGAGCCTGGAGCGACGCAAGGTTTTGAAGGCCCTCGGCGCCGAGCTGGTGCTGACCGAGCCGGCCAAGGGCATGAAGGGTGCCATCGAGAAGGCCGCCGAAATCGCCGCCTCCAATCCCGAGCTGTACTACATGCCCCAGCAGTTCGAGAACCCGGCCAACCCGGCGATCCACGAGAAAACGACCGGGCCGGAAATCTGGAACGACACCGAGGGCGCCATCGATGTGCTGGTTTCCGGTGTCGGTACCGGCGGCACCATCACCGGTATTTCCCGCTACATCAAGCAGGCCAAGGGCAAGGCGATCCTCTCCGTGGCGGTCGAGCCGGTTTCCTCGCCGGTGATCAGCCAGACCATCGCCGGTGACGAAGTCAAACCCAGTCCGCACAAGATCCAGGGTATCGGCGCCGGCTTCGTGCCAAAGAACCTCGATCTATCGCTGGTCGACCGCGTCGAGCAGGTTACCGACGAAGACGCCAAGGCCATGGCCCTGCGCCTGATGCGTGAGGAAGGCATTCTCTGTGGGATTTCCTGCGGCGCGGCGATGGCCGCTGCGGTACGCCTGGCCGAACAGCCGGACATGCAGGGCAAGACCCTGGTGGTGATCCTGCCTGATTCCGGCGAGCGTTACCTGACCAGCATGCTATTCAGCGACCTGTTTACCGAGCAGGAACTGCAGCAGTAG
- a CDS encoding YajD family HNH nuclease, which translates to MSSPTTPTSKLDRILAEAQRNREEGYRDKALRMYPHVCGRCAREFSGKRLSELTVHHRDHNHDNNPQDGSNWELLCLFCHDNEHARYTDQQYFSEGSTASQTGPKTTHKAFANLAELLQKKS; encoded by the coding sequence ATGAGCAGCCCGACCACACCGACCTCCAAGCTCGACCGCATTCTCGCCGAAGCCCAGCGCAACCGTGAAGAAGGCTACCGTGACAAGGCGCTGCGCATGTACCCCCACGTCTGTGGCCGCTGCGCCCGCGAATTCTCTGGCAAACGCCTGAGCGAGCTGACCGTGCACCACCGTGACCACAACCACGACAACAACCCTCAGGACGGTTCCAACTGGGAACTGCTTTGCCTGTTCTGTCACGACAACGAACACGCGCGCTACACCGACCAGCAGTATTTCAGTGAAGGCTCCACGGCCAGCCAGACCGGCCCGAAGACCACCCACAAGGCGTTCGCCAACCTGGCCGAGCTGCTGCAGAAAAAGTCCTGA
- a CDS encoding GFA family protein: MHSGSCLCGTVKYQIGAPIESASHCHCSQCRKAHGAAFASYGNVRREHFRFTEGEASVSTFSSSPGVSRTFCQRCGSNLQWFSEQPYPKWVSVALGTLDTPLPTVEQKHIYTRSKADWYCLNDGLPVDDRH, from the coding sequence ATGCATAGCGGCAGTTGCCTGTGCGGCACGGTGAAATACCAGATCGGCGCCCCCATCGAATCGGCGAGTCATTGCCATTGCAGCCAGTGCCGCAAAGCCCATGGCGCGGCGTTCGCCAGCTACGGCAATGTGCGCCGCGAGCATTTTCGCTTCACCGAAGGCGAGGCATCGGTCAGCACCTTCAGTTCTTCGCCAGGCGTGAGCCGTACCTTCTGCCAGCGCTGTGGCTCGAACCTGCAATGGTTTTCCGAGCAGCCTTACCCCAAGTGGGTGTCTGTGGCACTTGGCACGCTGGACACGCCCCTGCCAACTGTCGAGCAAAAGCACATCTACACCCGCTCGAAGGCCGACTGGTACTGCCTCAACGACGGCCTGCCCGTCGATGACCGCCACTGA
- a CDS encoding S9 family peptidase has translation MITAPIARKASGADPYNWLEARDSDEVLEHLRAENAYLESQLDDLPLREQLFQEIKARIRETDLSLPTPWGDYLYYQRTTAGDEYPRHYRCPRPANGGLAIDENTEQLLLDPNEIAAGGFLSLGAFSISPDQQRLAYSLDTSGDEIYRLFVKELASGAITELPFENCDGSMTWANDSQTLFYGELDDTHRPATLHRFRFGEARNTKVFHEADERFFLSCYRSSSERQLVMLLGSKTTTECWIVDADTPEQPFQCLAPREEGHEYYADHGKLDGQWAWLIRSNQSGINFALYSATPEQPSRPHWQELVAHDEQVMLEGVSLAESALVLSLREGGLPVIEVRPKGITGYRVSLPDAAYSLYVQDNLAFTSPVIRLRYEALNRPAQIRELNLADGTQKVLKETPVLGDFDADDYLSQRLWATAPDGTQVPISLVARRDALGQAAPLYLYGYGAYGESLDPWFSHARLSLLDRGVVFAIAHVRGGGELGEAWYRAGKLAHKQNSFSDFIACAEHLIAKDFTSASQLVISGGSAGGLLIGATLNQRPELFAAAIAEVPFVDVLNTMLNPELPLTVTEYDEWGDPNEPEVHARIKGYAPYENVQVQRYPAILAVAGYNDSRVQYWEAAKWVARLRELKTDDNLLLLKTDLEAGHGGMSGRYQAIRDVALEYAFIFKVLGLHAAGR, from the coding sequence ATGATCACCGCCCCCATCGCCCGCAAGGCCTCTGGCGCCGACCCTTATAACTGGCTCGAGGCGCGTGACAGCGACGAGGTACTGGAACACCTGCGCGCCGAGAACGCCTACCTGGAAAGCCAGCTCGACGACCTGCCACTGCGCGAGCAGCTGTTCCAGGAAATCAAGGCACGCATCCGCGAAACCGACCTGTCGCTGCCCACCCCATGGGGCGACTACCTCTATTACCAGCGCACCACCGCAGGCGACGAGTACCCACGTCACTATCGCTGCCCTCGCCCGGCTAACGGCGGTTTGGCCATCGATGAAAACACCGAGCAATTGCTGCTGGACCCCAACGAGATTGCCGCGGGCGGTTTTCTTTCCCTCGGCGCCTTCAGCATCAGCCCGGACCAGCAGCGCCTGGCCTACAGCCTGGACACCAGCGGCGACGAGATCTATCGGCTGTTCGTCAAGGAGCTGGCTAGCGGCGCAATCACCGAGCTGCCGTTCGAGAACTGCGATGGCAGCATGACTTGGGCCAACGACAGCCAGACCCTGTTCTACGGCGAGCTGGACGACACTCATCGCCCCGCCACCCTGCATCGCTTCCGCTTTGGCGAGGCCCGTAACACCAAGGTTTTCCACGAAGCCGACGAGCGCTTCTTTCTCAGCTGTTATCGCAGCAGCTCGGAGCGCCAGCTGGTAATGCTGCTGGGCAGTAAGACCACAACGGAGTGCTGGATTGTCGACGCCGACACCCCCGAGCAACCTTTTCAGTGCCTGGCGCCGCGTGAAGAAGGCCACGAGTACTACGCCGACCACGGCAAGCTGGACGGCCAGTGGGCCTGGCTGATTCGCAGCAACCAGAGCGGCATCAACTTCGCGCTATACAGCGCAACGCCCGAGCAGCCCAGCCGGCCTCACTGGCAGGAACTGGTGGCGCATGACGAACAGGTCATGCTCGAAGGCGTCAGCCTGGCGGAGTCGGCGCTGGTACTCAGCCTACGCGAAGGCGGCTTGCCGGTGATCGAGGTACGTCCCAAGGGCATTACCGGCTACCGGGTCAGCCTGCCGGATGCGGCTTACAGCCTGTACGTACAGGACAACCTGGCGTTCACCAGCCCGGTAATTCGCCTGCGCTACGAGGCGCTCAATCGCCCGGCGCAGATCCGCGAGCTGAACCTGGCCGACGGCACCCAGAAGGTGCTCAAGGAAACACCGGTGCTTGGCGACTTCGATGCCGACGATTACCTGAGCCAGCGTCTATGGGCGACCGCACCGGACGGCACCCAGGTGCCGATCAGTCTGGTGGCGCGCCGTGACGCTCTGGGCCAGGCGGCGCCGCTCTATCTGTACGGTTACGGCGCCTACGGCGAAAGCCTCGACCCCTGGTTTTCCCATGCACGCCTGAGCCTGCTCGACCGAGGCGTGGTGTTCGCCATCGCCCATGTGCGCGGTGGCGGTGAACTGGGCGAAGCTTGGTATCGCGCTGGCAAACTCGCCCACAAGCAAAACAGCTTCAGCGATTTCATCGCCTGCGCCGAACACCTGATCGCCAAGGACTTCACCAGCGCCTCGCAGCTGGTGATCAGCGGCGGCAGCGCCGGCGGCCTGCTGATCGGCGCCACACTCAACCAGCGCCCGGAGCTGTTCGCCGCCGCCATCGCCGAAGTGCCCTTCGTCGACGTGCTCAATACCATGCTCAATCCGGAGCTGCCGCTGACCGTCACCGAGTACGATGAATGGGGCGACCCCAACGAGCCCGAGGTGCATGCGCGAATCAAGGGCTACGCGCCTTACGAGAACGTGCAGGTGCAGCGCTATCCGGCGATCCTCGCCGTGGCCGGCTACAACGACAGCCGCGTGCAGTACTGGGAAGCCGCCAAATGGGTGGCGCGGCTGCGCGAGCTGAAGACCGACGACAACCTGCTGCTGCTCAAGACCGACCTGGAAGCCGGCCACGGCGGCATGAGCGGCCGCTACCAGGCGATCCGCGATGTGGCCCTGGAATACGCCTTCATCTTCAAGGTGCTCGGCCTGCACGCGGCAGGCCGATAG
- a CDS encoding class II glutamine amidotransferase — MCELLGMSANVPTDIVFSFTGLMQRGGRTGPHRDGWGIGFYEGRGLRLFQDPRASSESEVAQLVQRYPIKSEVVIGHIRQANVGRVCLANTHPFVRELWGRNWCFAHNGQLADFRPALSFYRAVGDTDSESAFCDLLNRIRTAFPEAVPVEVLLPELVAACAAYRQHGVFNCLLSDGDWLFSFCSTKLAHITRRAPFGPAHLRDADMSVDFHAETTPDDVVSVLATEPLTDNEAWSVYQPGEWRLWRAGECIAQGLSN, encoded by the coding sequence ATGTGTGAACTGCTCGGCATGAGCGCCAACGTCCCTACCGATATCGTTTTCAGCTTTACCGGGCTGATGCAGCGGGGCGGGCGTACCGGGCCGCATCGCGATGGCTGGGGTATCGGCTTCTATGAAGGGCGTGGCCTGCGCCTGTTCCAGGATCCGCGGGCGAGCAGCGAGTCGGAGGTGGCGCAGCTGGTTCAGCGTTACCCGATCAAGAGCGAAGTGGTGATCGGCCATATCCGCCAGGCCAACGTCGGCCGGGTGTGCCTGGCCAACACCCATCCCTTCGTGCGTGAGCTGTGGGGACGCAACTGGTGCTTCGCCCATAACGGTCAACTGGCCGACTTCCGCCCGGCTCTGAGCTTCTACCGTGCGGTGGGCGACACCGACAGCGAGTCGGCCTTCTGCGACTTGCTCAACCGCATTCGTACCGCCTTCCCGGAAGCCGTGCCGGTCGAGGTGTTGTTGCCTGAACTTGTCGCGGCCTGCGCGGCCTATCGACAGCATGGCGTTTTCAACTGCCTGCTCAGCGATGGCGACTGGCTGTTCAGCTTCTGCTCCACCAAGCTGGCGCACATCACCCGGCGCGCACCCTTCGGCCCTGCGCACCTGCGTGACGCTGACATGAGCGTGGATTTTCACGCCGAAACCACGCCCGATGACGTGGTCTCGGTGCTGGCCACCGAGCCGTTGACCGACAACGAAGCCTGGTCGGTCTACCAGCCGGGTGAATGGCGTTTGTGGCGCGCGGGCGAGTGCATCGCCCAGGGCCTGAGCAACTGA
- a CDS encoding DMT family transporter, protein MRPADMLRLLLLAAIWGASFLFMRIVAPVIGSMPTAFFRASIAMLGLLAILLLMRVKWDFQGKLGLCLVLGIINAGIPSAMYSMAALVLPAGYSAIINATTPMMGVLIGALFFAEAMTMSRAAGVALGLFGVAVLTRSGPAELDTGLLLGALACLLATACYGVAGFLTRRWIAGRLDNRLTAFGSLLGASLFLLPLFAGSLTLSAPASWGGWLEWASLLGLGLGCTAFAYVLYFRLLNDIGPIKASTTTFLIPIFGVLWGALLLGEPLSWAHLYGGVLIAIALWLVVRPTKSLAA, encoded by the coding sequence GTGCGCCCTGCCGACATGCTGCGCCTCTTGCTGCTCGCTGCGATCTGGGGCGCCAGCTTTCTGTTCATGCGGATCGTCGCGCCGGTCATCGGCAGCATGCCGACGGCGTTCTTTCGCGCCTCGATCGCCATGCTCGGCCTGCTGGCGATCCTGCTGTTGATGCGGGTGAAGTGGGATTTTCAAGGCAAGCTGGGCTTGTGCCTGGTACTCGGGATAATCAATGCCGGCATTCCATCCGCCATGTACAGCATGGCGGCGCTGGTGCTGCCGGCGGGTTACTCGGCGATCATCAATGCCACCACGCCGATGATGGGCGTGCTGATCGGCGCTCTGTTCTTCGCCGAAGCGATGACGATGAGTCGTGCAGCGGGTGTCGCCCTGGGCCTGTTCGGTGTCGCCGTGCTGACCCGCAGCGGGCCGGCAGAGCTGGACACCGGTCTGCTGCTGGGCGCCCTCGCCTGCTTGCTGGCGACTGCCTGCTATGGCGTGGCCGGTTTTCTGACTCGCCGCTGGATCGCAGGCCGCCTGGACAATCGCCTTACCGCGTTCGGCAGCCTACTGGGCGCCAGTCTATTCCTGCTGCCCCTATTCGCCGGCTCGCTGACTCTGAGCGCACCGGCCAGCTGGGGCGGCTGGCTGGAGTGGGCATCGCTGCTGGGCTTGGGCCTGGGCTGCACGGCATTCGCCTATGTGCTGTATTTCCGCCTGCTCAACGATATCGGGCCGATCAAGGCCTCGACCACCACCTTTCTGATCCCGATCTTCGGCGTGCTGTGGGGCGCGTTGCTGCTCGGCGAGCCGCTGTCGTGGGCGCACCTGTACGGAGGCGTGCTGATCGCTATCGCGTTGTGGCTGGTGGTTCGACCTACGAAGAGCCTAGCGGCTTAA
- a CDS encoding AAA family ATPase codes for MKFEGTEHYVATDDLKLAVNAAITLQRPLLVKGEPGTGKTLLAEQLAESFGTRLITWHIKSTTKAHQGLYEYDAVSRLRDSQLSSDKVHDVRNYIKKGKLWEAFEAEERVVLLIDEIDKADIEFPNDLLQELDKMEFYVYETDETIKARHRPIIIITSNNEKELPDAFLRRCFFHYIAFPDRQTLQKIVDVHYPGISNSLVAEALDVFFDVRKVPGLKKKPSTSELVDWLKLLMADNIGEAVLRERDPTKAIPPLAGALVKNEQDVQLLERLAFMARRGNR; via the coding sequence ATGAAGTTCGAAGGCACCGAGCACTATGTCGCCACCGATGACCTCAAGCTCGCGGTCAACGCCGCCATCACCCTGCAGCGCCCGCTGCTGGTCAAGGGCGAGCCCGGCACCGGCAAGACCCTGCTCGCCGAGCAACTGGCCGAATCCTTCGGCACGCGACTGATCACCTGGCACATCAAGTCGACCACCAAGGCGCACCAGGGCCTGTACGAATACGATGCGGTCAGCCGCCTGCGCGACTCGCAGCTCAGTTCCGACAAGGTTCACGACGTTCGCAACTACATCAAGAAGGGCAAGCTCTGGGAGGCCTTCGAGGCCGAGGAGCGCGTTGTCCTGCTGATCGACGAAATCGACAAGGCCGACATCGAGTTTCCCAACGACCTGCTGCAGGAACTCGACAAGATGGAGTTCTACGTTTACGAGACCGACGAGACGATCAAGGCCAGGCACCGGCCGATCATCATCATCACCTCGAACAACGAGAAGGAGCTGCCGGACGCCTTCCTGCGCCGCTGCTTCTTCCACTACATCGCCTTCCCGGATCGCCAGACCCTGCAGAAGATCGTCGACGTGCATTACCCCGGCATCAGCAACAGCCTGGTGGCCGAAGCGCTGGACGTGTTCTTCGATGTGCGCAAGGTACCGGGCCTGAAGAAAAAGCCATCGACCAGCGAGTTGGTCGACTGGCTCAAGCTGCTGATGGCCGACAACATCGGCGAAGCGGTGCTGCGCGAGCGCGACCCGACCAAGGCCATTCCACCGCTGGCCGGTGCGTTGGTGAAGAACGAGCAGGATGTGCAACTGCTTGAGCGCCTGGCCTTCATGGCTCGTCGCGGTAATCGCTGA
- a CDS encoding vWA domain-containing protein — MLLNLFNEMRAAKVPVSLRELLDLIGALEHKVVFADMDEFYYLARAILVKDERHFDKFDRAFAAYFDGLQNLDQHLEALIPEEWLRKEFERSLTDEERAQIQSLGGLDKLIEEFKKRLEEQKERHAGGNKWIGTGGTSPFGSGGYNPEGIRVGDAGKRQGKAVKVWDQREYKNLDDSVEIGTRNIKVALRRLRKFARQGAQDELDLDGTIDHTARDGGLLNIQMRPERRNTVKLLLLFDIGGSMDAHVKVCEELFSACRTEFKHMEYFYFHNCVYESVWKNNLRRTSERVSTHDLLHKYGADYKVVFIGDAAMAPYEITQPGGSVEHWNEEAGYLWLQRFMETYKKLIWINPYPREAWDYTSSTRIIRDLINDQMFPLTLQGLEDGMRFLAK, encoded by the coding sequence ATGCTGCTCAACCTGTTCAACGAAATGCGCGCGGCCAAGGTGCCGGTGTCTCTGCGCGAGTTGCTCGACCTGATCGGTGCGCTCGAGCACAAAGTCGTGTTCGCCGACATGGACGAGTTCTACTACCTAGCTCGCGCCATTCTGGTGAAGGACGAGCGCCATTTCGACAAGTTCGACCGAGCCTTCGCGGCCTATTTCGACGGTTTGCAAAACCTCGATCAGCACCTCGAAGCGCTGATCCCTGAGGAATGGCTGCGTAAGGAATTCGAGCGTTCACTGACCGACGAGGAACGCGCGCAGATTCAGTCCCTCGGCGGCCTCGACAAGCTGATCGAGGAGTTCAAGAAACGCCTGGAGGAACAGAAGGAGCGCCACGCCGGCGGCAACAAGTGGATCGGCACCGGCGGCACCAGCCCCTTCGGCTCGGGCGGCTACAACCCGGAAGGCATCCGCGTCGGTGATGCCGGCAAGCGCCAGGGCAAGGCGGTCAAGGTCTGGGACCAGCGCGAGTACAAGAACCTCGACGACTCGGTGGAAATCGGCACGCGCAACATCAAGGTCGCTCTGCGTCGCCTGCGCAAGTTCGCCCGCCAGGGCGCCCAGGACGAGCTGGACCTGGACGGCACCATCGACCACACCGCCCGTGACGGTGGCCTGCTGAACATTCAGATGCGCCCGGAGCGGCGCAACACCGTCAAGCTGCTCCTGCTCTTCGATATCGGCGGCTCGATGGATGCCCACGTGAAGGTCTGCGAGGAGCTGTTCTCAGCCTGCCGCACCGAGTTCAAGCACATGGAGTATTTCTACTTCCATAACTGCGTGTACGAGTCGGTGTGGAAGAACAACCTGCGCCGCACGTCCGAGCGGGTGTCCACCCACGACCTGCTCCACAAGTACGGCGCCGACTACAAGGTGGTATTCATTGGTGACGCGGCCATGGCGCCCTACGAGATCACCCAGCCGGGTGGTAGCGTCGAGCACTGGAACGAGGAAGCGGGTTACCTGTGGCTGCAGCGCTTCATGGAAACCTACAAGAAGCTCATCTGGATCAACCCCTACCCGCGCGAAGCCTGGGATTACACCAGTTCCACACGCATCATCCGTGATCTGATCAACGACCAGATGTTCCCACTGACCCTGCAAGGCCTGGAAGACGGCATGCGTTTTCTGGCCAAGTAG